Proteins from a single region of Phycisphaeraceae bacterium D3-23:
- the gyrB gene encoding DNA topoisomerase (ATP-hydrolyzing) subunit B, whose protein sequence is MSAPPTPDPQDAVVEGADTYSEDSISVLEGLDAVRKRPAMYVGGTDAKGMHHLVWEVVDNAIDEALAGHCDEIVVNIHPDESISVVDNGRGIPVGAYKHENPQLNGKPTVEIVMTILHAGGKFDSNSYKVSGGLHGVGVSCVNALSEWLEVEVARDGKLHAMSFERGDVAEELHTIGERASTGTKIAWRPDRQIFGDLDHSYDTIATRLRERAYLNPGIKLTLSDQRSPDAAPSSAGKTEVFKFDDGLSQMVRDLNAERTALHDVIAVKTESDDGALVCDVAMQYVDIYHEVVHSFANNINNPDGGTHLSGFKTALTRTLNNYAKSTGQLKGNGPAPSGDDWREGLVAVISVKIPDPQFQSQNKTKLLNPEVEGLVSQAVGEALTTWCEQNPTQAKRVCAKAVMAAEAREAARKARDLTRRKGALDSGGLPGKLYDCTTKNVEESELYLVEGDSAGGSAKGGRDHVTQAILPLKGKILNVERARLDKILGFEEIRAIIQALHCGIGADDFDISKLRYGKIIIMTDADVDGSHIRTLLLTFFFRQMPELVKQGRIFIAQPPLYQVTRRKKSEYVLNERRMREVLGRLGVDGTTLVVYNADRSEQQRFAGDGLAQLLSILEVIADLVQIAERRGITLEDLLALRDQDPKGEGRMPRIRLTVPPIEVADGEDADKSAITGDHFFWTEEDEAGFRETHELGTQDAELDEVIDGTPADAPRPSIRKELHEVRDLEKQIAKLAAMGLQIEDYVLEKTRSVTGLPEPTKYELIVDAKAAAKQAVAVVGGEGEDGGAVESSGVVSVVNLRDLMGAIHAAGKRGMDIKRFKGLGEMDAEQLWETTMNPENRVLLRVSWDAASEAEKLFSILMGENVEPRRKYIEDHALEVKNLDV, encoded by the coding sequence ATGAGCGCACCGCCAACACCCGACCCGCAAGACGCCGTCGTGGAGGGGGCCGACACCTACTCCGAAGACTCGATCTCCGTGCTCGAAGGGCTCGACGCCGTCCGCAAACGCCCGGCGATGTACGTCGGCGGGACCGACGCCAAGGGCATGCACCACCTCGTGTGGGAGGTCGTCGATAACGCCATCGACGAGGCCCTCGCCGGCCACTGCGACGAGATCGTTGTCAACATCCACCCCGACGAATCCATCAGCGTCGTCGATAACGGCCGGGGCATCCCCGTCGGCGCGTACAAGCACGAGAACCCGCAGCTCAACGGCAAGCCCACCGTCGAGATCGTCATGACGATCCTCCACGCCGGCGGCAAGTTCGACTCCAACTCCTACAAGGTCTCCGGCGGGCTGCACGGCGTCGGGGTCTCGTGTGTTAACGCGCTCTCGGAGTGGCTCGAAGTCGAGGTCGCGCGTGATGGCAAACTCCACGCCATGAGCTTTGAACGTGGCGACGTCGCCGAAGAACTCCACACCATCGGCGAACGCGCCAGCACCGGCACAAAGATCGCCTGGCGGCCCGACCGGCAGATCTTCGGCGACCTCGACCACAGCTACGACACCATCGCCACCCGCCTCCGCGAACGCGCCTACCTCAATCCCGGCATCAAGCTCACGCTCAGCGACCAACGCTCCCCCGACGCCGCGCCCAGCAGTGCCGGCAAAACCGAGGTCTTCAAGTTCGACGACGGGCTCTCGCAGATGGTCCGGGACCTCAATGCCGAGCGCACCGCGCTCCACGACGTCATCGCCGTCAAGACCGAGTCCGATGACGGCGCACTGGTCTGCGACGTCGCGATGCAGTACGTCGACATCTACCACGAGGTCGTCCACAGCTTCGCCAACAACATCAACAACCCCGACGGCGGCACGCACCTCTCGGGCTTCAAGACCGCGCTGACCCGCACCCTCAACAACTACGCCAAGTCCACGGGCCAGCTCAAGGGCAACGGCCCCGCGCCCTCGGGCGACGACTGGCGCGAGGGGCTCGTCGCCGTCATCTCCGTCAAGATCCCCGACCCGCAGTTCCAGAGCCAGAACAAGACCAAGCTCCTGAACCCCGAGGTCGAGGGCCTCGTGTCGCAGGCGGTCGGCGAGGCGCTCACCACTTGGTGCGAACAGAACCCGACGCAGGCCAAGCGCGTCTGCGCGAAGGCCGTCATGGCGGCCGAGGCACGCGAGGCGGCACGCAAAGCGCGCGACCTCACCCGCCGAAAGGGCGCGCTCGACTCCGGCGGGTTGCCCGGCAAGCTCTACGACTGCACCACCAAAAACGTCGAAGAGTCCGAACTCTACCTGGTTGAAGGCGACTCCGCGGGCGGCTCGGCTAAGGGCGGCCGCGACCATGTCACGCAGGCGATCCTCCCCCTGAAGGGCAAGATCCTCAATGTCGAACGCGCCCGGCTCGACAAGATCCTCGGCTTCGAAGAGATCCGCGCGATTATCCAGGCCCTGCACTGCGGCATCGGTGCCGACGACTTCGACATCAGTAAGCTCCGCTACGGCAAGATCATCATCATGACCGACGCGGACGTTGACGGCAGCCACATCCGCACGCTGCTGCTCACGTTCTTCTTCCGCCAGATGCCCGAGCTCGTGAAGCAGGGCCGGATCTTCATCGCCCAGCCGCCGCTGTATCAGGTGACGCGCCGCAAGAAGAGCGAGTATGTCCTGAACGAACGCCGGATGCGCGAGGTGCTGGGCCGGCTCGGTGTCGACGGCACGACGCTGGTCGTCTACAACGCCGATCGCAGCGAGCAGCAGCGCTTCGCGGGGGACGGGCTCGCGCAGCTCCTGTCGATCCTCGAAGTGATCGCGGACCTCGTGCAGATCGCCGAGCGGCGTGGCATCACGCTCGAAGACCTGCTCGCGCTGCGGGACCAGGACCCCAAGGGCGAGGGCCGGATGCCGCGCATCCGCCTGACCGTCCCGCCCATCGAGGTGGCCGATGGTGAGGACGCGGACAAGAGCGCGATCACGGGCGACCACTTCTTCTGGACCGAAGAAGACGAAGCCGGCTTCCGCGAGACGCATGAGCTGGGCACGCAGGATGCCGAACTCGACGAGGTGATCGACGGCACCCCGGCCGATGCGCCGCGTCCGTCGATCCGCAAGGAGCTGCACGAGGTGCGCGACTTGGAGAAGCAGATCGCCAAGCTCGCCGCGATGGGCCTGCAGATCGAGGACTACGTCTTAGAGAAGACGCGCTCGGTGACGGGGCTGCCCGAGCCCACGAAATACGAGCTGATCGTTGATGCGAAAGCCGCCGCGAAGCAGGCGGTTGCCGTCGTCGGCGGTGAGGGCGAAGACGGTGGCGCGGTCGAGAGCTCGGGCGTGGTGTCGGTTGTGAACCTGCGTGACCTGATGGGCGCGATCCACGCGGCCGGGAAGCGCGGGATGGATATCAAGCGGTTCAAGGGCCTGGGCGAGATGGACGCCGAGCAGCTGTGGGAGACCACGATGAACCCGGAAAACCGCGTGCTGCTGCGTGTGTCGTGGGACGCGGCGAGTGAGGCGGAGAAGCTGTTCTCGATCCTGATGGGCGAGAACGTCGAGCCAAGGCGCAAGTACATCGAGGACCACGCGCTCGAGGTGAAGAACCTGGACGTTTAG
- the rbfA gene encoding 30S ribosome-binding factor RbfA — MTHRVEQVESTMRKALAQVLQRKISDPRIRGMVSITKVDVSPDMKTAKVLISVLPEQYEKRTLAGLRAANRHIHGELKKLVAFRIVPHLDFRLDESLKTSDEIFDAISEAMARTGEEGPAADVTDADETNTDPAPDHP; from the coding sequence ATGACCCACCGCGTTGAACAAGTCGAGTCCACGATGCGCAAGGCCCTGGCCCAGGTGCTGCAGCGCAAGATCTCCGACCCGCGCATCCGCGGGATGGTGTCGATCACCAAGGTCGACGTCAGCCCCGACATGAAGACCGCGAAGGTCTTGATCTCCGTCTTGCCCGAGCAGTACGAGAAACGCACCCTCGCCGGGCTCCGCGCCGCGAACCGGCACATCCACGGCGAGCTCAAAAAACTCGTCGCATTCCGCATCGTCCCGCACCTCGACTTCCGCCTCGACGAATCCCTCAAAACCTCCGACGAGATCTTCGACGCGATCAGCGAAGCGATGGCACGCACCGGCGAAGAAGGCCCCGCCGCCGATGTGACCGACGCCGACGAAACGAATACCGACCCCGCTCCCGACCACCCGTAA
- the nusA gene encoding transcription termination factor NusA, translating to MNGTEMLRLLDAISRDRNVEKEVLIVDLEQAMESAARKHYNAVDTEEFTCEIDRFTGKIGLWRGEEPIELEDLGRIPAQTAKQVMIQRFREDERNAIYDEYIDRVGELTTGIAQRYEGGSLVVQIGRAEGFMPRSEQIPGEQHQPGERVRCLILDVRDAGNQVKIVLSRASPELIRRLFEVEVPEVAERIIEIKAMAREAGHRTKIAVQSIDSKVDAVGACVGVRGSRIKNIVDEMGGEKIDIVRWNESSQILIQNALKPAEVVEISLCFELGRATVVVDEDQLSLAIGKRGQNVRLAARLTMWDVDILTPQEYTKSMDIMETTLREIDTVTDEMTDKLAALGVISLFDVEEVGREFLMETMELEEEQLDQMLEVVSAKAKVVAEEQAKEKAEQEKRKREQMELAAQGIDDLLGGAAGEGAGGGALDDLLGGGKSADEGDDASGDGEAPEGDDASGEAGEEHRAYGEPGEDLVPAEQVAEAEAGGPVSADIGEQAEASDDEDGSEFVAEHTDSDAGVVGDPQDNKPS from the coding sequence ATGAACGGCACCGAAATGCTACGCCTGCTCGACGCGATCTCCCGCGACCGCAATGTCGAGAAAGAAGTCCTGATCGTCGACCTCGAGCAGGCGATGGAGTCCGCCGCGCGCAAGCACTACAACGCGGTCGATACCGAAGAGTTTACCTGCGAGATCGACCGGTTCACCGGGAAGATCGGGCTCTGGCGGGGCGAAGAGCCCATCGAGCTCGAAGACCTCGGCCGCATCCCCGCGCAGACCGCGAAGCAGGTGATGATCCAGCGCTTCCGTGAAGACGAGCGCAACGCGATCTACGACGAATACATCGACCGCGTGGGTGAGCTCACGACCGGCATCGCGCAGCGCTACGAGGGCGGCTCGCTGGTCGTACAGATCGGCCGCGCAGAAGGATTCATGCCCCGTAGCGAACAGATCCCCGGCGAGCAGCACCAGCCCGGCGAACGTGTCCGCTGCCTGATCCTTGACGTCCGCGACGCGGGCAACCAGGTGAAGATCGTCCTGAGCCGGGCGTCGCCGGAGCTGATCCGTCGCTTGTTCGAGGTGGAAGTCCCCGAGGTCGCCGAGCGCATCATCGAGATCAAGGCCATGGCCCGCGAGGCCGGCCACCGCACGAAGATTGCGGTGCAGTCGATCGACTCGAAGGTCGATGCGGTCGGCGCTTGCGTCGGTGTGCGTGGCTCGCGGATCAAGAACATCGTCGACGAGATGGGCGGCGAGAAGATCGACATTGTGCGATGGAACGAGTCGAGCCAGATCCTGATCCAGAACGCGCTCAAGCCGGCGGAGGTCGTCGAGATCTCGCTGTGCTTCGAGCTGGGGCGGGCGACGGTCGTCGTCGATGAAGACCAGCTCTCGCTGGCGATCGGCAAGCGCGGGCAGAACGTGCGGCTGGCCGCGCGGCTGACGATGTGGGATGTCGACATCCTCACGCCCCAGGAATACACCAAGTCGATGGACATCATGGAGACCACGCTCCGCGAGATCGACACGGTGACCGACGAGATGACTGACAAGCTGGCGGCTCTGGGTGTCATCAGCCTGTTCGACGTCGAAGAGGTCGGCCGCGAGTTCCTGATGGAAACGATGGAACTCGAAGAGGAGCAGCTCGACCAGATGCTCGAAGTCGTCTCGGCGAAGGCCAAGGTCGTGGCCGAGGAACAGGCCAAGGAGAAGGCCGAGCAAGAGAAACGCAAGCGTGAGCAGATGGAACTCGCGGCGCAGGGTATCGACGACCTTTTGGGCGGTGCCGCGGGCGAAGGTGCCGGCGGCGGGGCGCTCGACGACCTGCTGGGCGGCGGCAAGTCGGCCGACGAGGGCGACGATGCCTCGGGCGACGGCGAAGCACCCGAAGGCGACGACGCGTCGGGCGAAGCTGGAGAAGAGCACCGCGCCTACGGCGAACCAGGCGAAGATTTGGTCCCTGCAGAGCAGGTGGCCGAGGCCGAGGCGGGCGGCCCCGTGTCGGCGGACATCGGCGAGCAGGCCGAGGCGTCGGATGATGAGGACGGCAGCGAGTTTGTCGCGGAACACACCGACTCGGACGCGGGCGTCGTAGGCGACCCGCAAGACAATAAGCCGTCCTGA
- the hisG gene encoding ATP phosphoribosyltransferase: MIADNDSQPLLRIGIPKGSLESPTIDLFDRAGYNISVRSRSLTPDINDPELACVMFRAQEMSRYVEDAVVDVGITGHDWVVENGSDVHEVCELAYSRATGKPVRWVLAVPEEGDIREPADLEGKIIATELINTTQNFFKERGVDVRRVEFSWGATEVKARLVDAIVDVTETGSSIRANNLRVIATLLTSTTRLIANKDAWNDPAKRRKIEDLALLLQGAIRARSKVGLKMNIPRANLDAVIALLPAEHSPTVNDLADREWVAIEVIADECVERDLIPDLKRAGATGIVSYPLGKVIP; encoded by the coding sequence ATGATCGCCGACAACGATTCTCAGCCCCTGCTCCGTATCGGGATCCCCAAGGGGTCGCTCGAGTCGCCGACCATCGACCTGTTCGACCGGGCCGGCTACAACATCTCCGTGCGCAGCCGATCGCTTACGCCCGACATCAACGACCCCGAGCTCGCCTGCGTGATGTTTCGCGCCCAGGAGATGTCCCGCTACGTCGAAGACGCCGTCGTCGATGTCGGCATCACCGGCCACGACTGGGTCGTCGAGAACGGCAGCGACGTCCACGAGGTCTGCGAGCTCGCCTACTCCCGTGCGACCGGCAAGCCCGTCAGATGGGTCCTCGCAGTGCCCGAAGAGGGTGACATCCGCGAGCCCGCCGACCTCGAAGGCAAGATCATCGCGACCGAGCTGATCAACACCACGCAGAACTTCTTCAAAGAGCGCGGCGTCGACGTCCGCCGGGTCGAGTTCTCCTGGGGCGCGACCGAGGTCAAGGCCCGCCTCGTCGACGCGATCGTCGATGTCACCGAGACCGGCTCGTCGATCCGCGCCAACAACCTCCGCGTGATCGCGACGCTGCTCACCTCGACCACCCGCCTCATCGCCAACAAAGACGCGTGGAACGACCCGGCCAAGCGGCGCAAGATCGAGGACCTCGCGCTCCTCTTACAGGGCGCGATCCGTGCTCGCTCCAAGGTCGGGCTCAAGATGAACATCCCGCGTGCCAACCTCGACGCTGTCATCGCGCTGCTGCCTGCCGAGCATTCGCCGACGGTGAACGACCTCGCCGACCGCGAGTGGGTCGCGATCGAGGTGATCGCGGATGAGTGCGTCGAGCGTGACCTGATCCCCGACCTCAAGCGCGCCGGCGCGACGGGGATCGTCAGCTACCCGCTGGGGAAAGTGATCCCCTAA
- the infB gene encoding translation initiation factor IF-2, whose product MAKTLRIHNLAKELGVKSKVIVEKCDAEGVPDITNHMSVVKLGLAATIRQWFAAPEEDHSHDTAVEQAQKVDVKKVRKKAAKKKPAAKKKAAGKKDDAEEAGGDTATLIEEAPAAPKKKKKTKAAKKKAPTPAEPVVAEAEVVADAVIEAAPEADVAADAPTAEEEVAGPTQPVGTVNVPDRPDVIKPAGEQLATPKKATMRGPKVIRIEKPDPVAPPRSRSPRPPRGGDSGSGGGLPSGEIDGVTRSRGPARGGGVKRGPEQAQPAGKSGRSRRSLSNRRSRGNDQLLTGPQQMSKADIDEMDARLRGASGYVKKRRQNFSRTGHIGQAAQSALVTGGKVEVEEPINIKALSSATGIKSADVVKFLFKKGIMANVNSTIETELAMEICLDYDIELEVKEHETAAQKVEQEFTDRVAVDVQPRPPIVTILGHVDHGKTSLLDRIRKADVADHEDGGITQHVGAYRVTIQGSDDQEKTVVFQDTPGHAAFTSMRARGAQMTDIVVLIVAADDGVMPQTVESISHAQAAGVPVVVAVNKCDLPGFNDNKLQEIYGQLAEHGLNPTAWGGETEVIKTSAETGEGITDLLETLDLQAEVLELTADYGGPGRGTVIEAEMQTGRGSVARIMVQDGQVKVGDFISIGRAFGRVRDITNDRDKSIEQAGPATPIELSGIDDLPDSGDKFYITKTLKKAEDVAKHFRDDERQQALAARTKVTLDNFSATIQAGKVQNLNVVVKTDVQGSVETLRKSLGELGNDEVAVRVIHGAVGGITESDVLLADASDAVILGFHVSITPAVRDIAEQRHVDVRMYRVIYDLIDQVKQSLEGMLAPETSEDEIGRAEVKEVFKIGKVGNIAGCLVTDGSIVKGNKMRLVRDGVVVTENRELDTLRRVKDEAKEVRAGTECGIRISGFEDIKQGDELICYKVTEVKRTLD is encoded by the coding sequence TTGGCCAAAACGCTACGCATCCACAATCTCGCCAAGGAGCTTGGCGTCAAGAGCAAGGTGATCGTCGAGAAGTGCGACGCCGAGGGCGTGCCCGACATCACCAACCACATGTCGGTGGTGAAGCTCGGCCTGGCGGCGACGATCCGCCAGTGGTTCGCTGCGCCCGAGGAAGACCACAGCCACGACACGGCGGTGGAGCAGGCGCAGAAGGTGGATGTGAAGAAGGTCCGCAAGAAGGCCGCCAAGAAGAAGCCCGCCGCGAAGAAGAAAGCCGCCGGAAAGAAAGACGACGCCGAGGAAGCTGGCGGCGATACGGCGACGCTCATCGAAGAAGCGCCGGCCGCACCCAAGAAGAAAAAGAAGACCAAGGCCGCGAAGAAGAAGGCCCCGACACCCGCCGAGCCCGTTGTGGCCGAGGCGGAGGTCGTCGCCGACGCGGTGATTGAAGCCGCGCCTGAGGCGGATGTCGCCGCCGACGCGCCCACGGCGGAAGAAGAAGTCGCCGGCCCGACCCAGCCCGTCGGGACGGTCAACGTGCCCGACCGGCCCGACGTCATCAAGCCCGCCGGCGAGCAGCTCGCGACGCCCAAGAAGGCGACCATGCGCGGCCCCAAGGTGATCCGGATCGAGAAGCCCGACCCCGTCGCGCCCCCGCGCTCACGCAGCCCCCGCCCGCCCCGCGGCGGCGATTCGGGCTCGGGCGGCGGACTGCCCTCCGGCGAGATCGACGGCGTCACACGCTCGCGCGGCCCCGCACGCGGCGGCGGCGTCAAACGCGGCCCCGAGCAGGCCCAGCCCGCCGGCAAGTCCGGCCGCAGCCGACGCTCGCTCTCCAACCGACGCTCGCGCGGCAACGACCAGCTACTCACCGGCCCGCAGCAGATGTCCAAGGCCGACATCGACGAGATGGACGCTCGGCTCCGTGGTGCCTCCGGCTACGTCAAGAAGCGACGCCAGAACTTCAGCCGGACCGGACACATCGGCCAGGCCGCGCAGTCCGCGCTCGTCACCGGCGGGAAGGTCGAGGTCGAAGAACCCATCAACATCAAGGCGCTCTCCTCCGCCACCGGCATCAAGTCCGCCGACGTCGTCAAGTTCCTCTTCAAGAAGGGGATCATGGCCAACGTCAACTCGACGATCGAAACCGAGCTCGCGATGGAGATCTGTCTCGATTACGACATCGAGCTTGAAGTTAAAGAACACGAAACCGCCGCGCAGAAGGTCGAGCAGGAGTTCACCGACCGCGTCGCCGTCGATGTCCAGCCCCGCCCGCCGATCGTTACGATTCTGGGCCACGTCGACCACGGTAAGACGTCGTTGCTCGACCGTATCCGCAAGGCCGACGTCGCCGACCACGAAGACGGCGGCATCACCCAGCACGTGGGCGCGTACCGCGTCACGATCCAAGGCTCGGACGACCAGGAAAAAACTGTCGTGTTCCAAGACACGCCGGGCCACGCCGCGTTTACCTCGATGCGTGCCCGCGGGGCGCAGATGACCGACATCGTCGTGCTCATCGTCGCCGCCGACGACGGCGTCATGCCCCAGACCGTCGAGTCGATCAGCCACGCCCAGGCCGCCGGCGTCCCCGTCGTCGTCGCTGTCAACAAGTGCGACCTCCCGGGCTTCAACGATAACAAGCTCCAGGAGATCTACGGCCAGCTCGCCGAGCACGGGCTCAACCCCACCGCCTGGGGCGGCGAGACCGAAGTCATCAAGACCTCGGCCGAGACCGGAGAAGGCATCACCGACCTGCTCGAAACCCTCGACCTCCAGGCCGAAGTCCTCGAACTTACCGCGGACTACGGCGGGCCGGGCCGGGGCACCGTCATCGAGGCCGAGATGCAGACCGGCCGCGGCTCGGTCGCACGCATCATGGTCCAGGACGGCCAGGTCAAAGTGGGCGACTTCATCTCCATCGGCCGCGCGTTTGGCCGCGTCCGCGACATCACCAACGACCGCGACAAGTCCATCGAGCAGGCCGGCCCCGCGACGCCGATCGAGCTGTCCGGCATCGACGACCTGCCCGACTCGGGCGACAAATTCTACATCACCAAGACCCTCAAAAAAGCCGAGGACGTCGCCAAGCACTTCCGCGACGACGAACGCCAGCAGGCCCTCGCCGCCCGCACGAAGGTCACGCTCGACAACTTCTCCGCGACCATCCAGGCCGGCAAGGTCCAGAACCTCAACGTCGTCGTCAAGACCGACGTGCAGGGGTCGGTCGAGACGCTACGCAAGTCGCTGGGCGAGCTGGGCAACGACGAGGTCGCCGTCCGCGTCATCCATGGCGCGGTGGGCGGCATCACCGAGAGCGATGTCCTCCTGGCCGACGCGTCGGACGCCGTCATCCTCGGTTTCCATGTCAGCATCACGCCCGCCGTCCGCGATATCGCCGAGCAGCGCCATGTTGACGTCCGCATGTACCGCGTGATCTACGACCTGATCGACCAGGTTAAGCAGTCGCTCGAAGGCATGCTCGCCCCCGAGACCAGCGAAGACGAGATCGGCCGCGCCGAAGTCAAAGAGGTCTTCAAGATCGGCAAGGTCGGCAACATCGCCGGCTGCCTGGTCACCGACGGCTCGATCGTCAAGGGCAACAAGATGCGCCTCGTGCGCGACGGCGTCGTCGTCACCGAGAACCGCGAACTCGACACCCTCCGCCGCGTCAAGGACGAGGCCAAGGAAGTCCGGGCCGGCACCGAGTGCGGCATCCGGATCTCGGGCTTCGAGGACATCAAGCAGGGCGACGAACTGATCTGCTACAAGGTCACCGAAGTGAAACGGACACTGGACTAA
- a CDS encoding PPC domain-containing protein: MTTRHLINALWAAAAAVPFTLAGQALAQPDADVGGNEGPEFQQLRVGGIVPADLTANDYTTPDGQHWDIYLVELTAGENYQFAVQAESFSASVGVYTEDGNPIQDCLYEADENSFTIQVETTGTYSVVVGSNEGPATGMYMIASQSGVTAPTQRPGQGGEQGNDNGRGNAGNGQIQEINVPRDAQQINANLSNEDIVTDEGKFFSFLSMDLQQGQTFHFMIESDGFPVMLNMQDNDGNFVQINGVGLDGRYFNVTAPADGNYSLLIVGLEPGQGGDYTVTAWQGEPVFAPEAGSDGPRPGNGSRTVIDDQLDNRDAELEDGSYFGYHYVELTAGVTYTIDVSAQGFDTQAYLFDPENNQLALNDNGPQMGTNSRIVYTPETTGEYSVGVSSVAAGRTGGYRVVVTSGDPMAQDLEDDVTEDIVEDVVEDADGPAVLLNVTGEASAEQSMVSADFHLEAGQTVVIETYGLSDGCDTTLHLYGSTNPERATPDDPLLAENDDDAGLLSSRIVFTAEQAGDYYVVAGVYEGGAGEFSLIVREALPARDEIVAEGVEIAKDDLVLLGDFEFEAGPQYIVIETLDLSNDCDTVIELRKTVDPERASEDDPIIATNDDFFSNMLLSRIYFQCEEPGLYYVVVRNIGKDAGTCTFRIRFEQ; encoded by the coding sequence ATGACCACCCGCCACCTCATCAACGCTCTCTGGGCCGCCGCGGCCGCCGTCCCGTTCACCCTCGCCGGCCAGGCGCTCGCCCAGCCCGACGCCGACGTCGGCGGCAACGAAGGCCCCGAGTTCCAGCAGCTCCGCGTCGGCGGCATCGTCCCGGCCGACCTGACCGCCAACGACTACACCACGCCCGACGGCCAGCACTGGGACATCTACCTCGTCGAGCTGACCGCCGGCGAGAACTACCAGTTCGCCGTCCAGGCCGAGTCCTTCAGCGCGTCGGTCGGGGTCTACACCGAAGACGGCAATCCGATCCAGGACTGTCTCTACGAGGCCGACGAAAACAGCTTCACCATCCAGGTCGAAACGACCGGGACGTACAGCGTCGTCGTCGGGTCCAACGAAGGCCCCGCGACCGGCATGTACATGATCGCCAGCCAGTCAGGTGTCACCGCCCCCACCCAACGCCCCGGCCAGGGCGGCGAACAAGGCAACGACAACGGCCGCGGCAACGCGGGCAACGGCCAGATCCAAGAGATCAACGTCCCACGCGATGCCCAACAAATCAACGCCAACCTCAGCAACGAAGACATCGTCACCGACGAAGGCAAGTTCTTCTCCTTCCTCTCGATGGACCTCCAGCAGGGTCAGACCTTCCACTTCATGATCGAGTCTGACGGCTTCCCCGTCATGCTCAACATGCAGGACAACGACGGCAACTTCGTCCAGATCAACGGCGTCGGGCTCGACGGCCGCTACTTCAACGTGACCGCGCCTGCCGACGGCAACTACTCCCTGCTCATCGTCGGGCTCGAGCCCGGCCAGGGCGGCGACTACACCGTCACCGCCTGGCAGGGCGAACCCGTCTTCGCACCCGAGGCCGGTAGCGACGGCCCGCGCCCCGGCAACGGCTCGCGCACCGTCATCGACGACCAGCTCGACAATCGCGACGCCGAGCTCGAAGACGGCAGCTACTTCGGCTACCACTACGTCGAGCTCACCGCGGGCGTCACCTACACTATCGACGTCTCCGCCCAGGGCTTCGACACCCAGGCCTACCTCTTCGACCCCGAGAACAACCAGCTCGCGCTCAACGACAACGGCCCGCAGATGGGCACCAACTCACGCATCGTCTATACCCCCGAAACCACCGGCGAATACTCCGTGGGCGTCAGCTCCGTCGCCGCGGGACGCACCGGCGGCTACCGCGTCGTCGTCACCTCGGGCGATCCGATGGCGCAGGACCTCGAAGACGATGTCACGGAAGACATCGTTGAAGACGTCGTCGAGGATGCCGACGGACCCGCCGTGCTGCTCAACGTCACCGGCGAAGCCAGCGCCGAGCAGAGCATGGTCAGCGCCGACTTCCACCTTGAGGCGGGACAGACCGTCGTCATCGAGACCTACGGGCTCTCCGACGGCTGCGACACGACCTTGCACCTGTACGGCTCGACCAACCCCGAGCGTGCGACGCCCGACGACCCGCTGCTCGCCGAGAACGACGACGACGCCGGGCTGCTGAGCTCGCGCATCGTCTTCACCGCCGAGCAGGCGGGCGACTACTACGTCGTCGCCGGCGTCTACGAGGGCGGGGCCGGCGAGTTCTCGCTGATCGTCCGCGAGGCGCTGCCCGCCCGTGACGAGATTGTCGCGGAAGGCGTCGAGATCGCGAAGGACGACCTCGTGCTGCTGGGCGACTTCGAGTTCGAGGCCGGCCCCCAGTACATCGTCATCGAGACGCTCGACCTGTCCAACGACTGCGACACCGTCATCGAGCTGCGTAAGACCGTCGACCCCGAACGCGCCAGCGAAGACGACCCGATCATCGCGACCAACGACGACTTCTTCAGCAACATGCTCCTCTCACGCATCTACTTCCAGTGCGAAGAGCCCGGGCTCTACTACGTCGTCGTCCGCAACATCGGCAAAGACGCTGGCACGTGTACCTTCCGCATCCGCTTCGAGCAGTAG
- the rpsT gene encoding 30S ribosomal protein S20 yields MAHSLSAKKRARQNVKRRALNRWRNTTYRSQIKDFRELILHGTVEEAEQKLHGLYKTLDQTASTPAMHKNTAARYKSRLAAQLNAKKQAG; encoded by the coding sequence ATGGCTCATTCCCTGAGTGCCAAGAAGCGTGCCCGCCAGAACGTCAAGCGCCGTGCCCTGAACCGGTGGCGCAACACGACCTACCGCTCGCAGATCAAGGACTTCCGCGAGCTGATCCTCCACGGCACGGTCGAGGAAGCCGAGCAGAAGCTGCACGGGCTCTACAAGACCCTGGACCAGACGGCCAGCACCCCCGCGATGCACAAGAACACCGCGGCCCGCTACAAGAGCCGACTCGCCGCCCAGCTCAACGCCAAAAAGCAGGCCGGCTAA